The window GTAGCGCTGCTTGCAGTACTCGCAAACGACGTCGAGGCGATCCTGCCCGGGGTCGAAGAGGTGGTCGAGGCTTCCTCCGCCGTCCTTGAGGAGGAGGATGTTCCGGACGAACCGATCGTGGGAGCAGGTGCAGTGGAACCGGACCTCGCGCGAGGCGAGCAGGTGCCACCCCGTGGTCGCGAACGCCGCGACGACGTCCTCCTCGCGGTCGAGGGCGCGGCCGAAGATGCCGTCGAGCTCGCGCGCGATCCGCTCGCGCATCCGGTCCATCGCCTCGGCGGGCTCCTCGTCGCTCTCGTGCTGGCGGAGCCCGGGAAGGCGGTGGAGCATCGCGCTCTGGTCGCTCTCCCCCGAAACGACGACCGCCGCGCGCACCTGGTAGCTCTCCAGCAGCACGCGGTTGACGACCTCGGGGAGCGGGACGCCGGTGACCTTGAGGATCGACTGGTAGGGCGCGGT is drawn from Candidatus Polarisedimenticolaceae bacterium and contains these coding sequences:
- a CDS encoding Hsp33 family molecular chaperone HslO, which encodes MDAIRPSRLYTFVDADYEFALYFLEGQRLIEELAVVHALHGPGFAYFRDVVLSVQPMIAFLKRGEQFGFYLDGDEPQFRLKIETNWNGDTRSVLVPETFREFPDALWGLARLVKLFPNNTAPYQSILKVTGVPLPEVVNRVLLESYQVRAAVVVSGESDQSAMLHRLPGLRQHESDEEPAEAMDRMRERIARELDGIFGRALDREEDVVAAFATTGWHLLASREVRFHCTCSHDRFVRNILLLKDGGGSLDHLFDPGQDRLDVVCEYCKQRYAVSREELRRAEGAPN